The following is a genomic window from Methanomicrobia archaeon.
CCGCCTCGAACAACGGCCGCGGCATTTACCTGGCGCTTTCGAGCTACAACGCGCTTACCGGCAACACCGTCTCGAACAACCAAAACGGCATTCATCTGTGGACTGCGAGCACCAATACCCTCACGGACAACACCGCGTCGCAGAACAACAAAGGCATTTGGTTGTATTCTTCGAGCAACAACAATATCCTCAAGGGCAATACCGCTACGACCAACTCCTACCACGGCATTTGCCTGGAATCTTCGAACAACAACCAGATCTACAACAACTACTTCGAGAACACGAATAACGCTTTCGATGACGGAACCAACATCTGGAACATCCCCAAGACTCAGGGCATGAACATAGTCGGCGGCTCGTGGCTCGGCGGCAACTACTGGAGCAATTATGCGGGCACGGATACAAACGGCGATGGGCTTGGAGATACGCTGCTTCCCTACAATTCGTTGGGCTATATCGCAAACGGTGGCGATTGTCTACCTTTAATTATGGCGGTGGGGGGGGGAGTGCTTTGCGGTGATGTCAATTGCGATGGTGAGATAGACGTGTGCGATGTTGGGCTATTACAGTACCACGTCGGTTTTCCCGGCGACCCAAGGTGCGCAATCTGCACTGACTGGGCAGCAGACGTCAATGGCGATGGTAAGATAGACGTGGGCGATGTCGGCCTGCTCCTTTACCACGTCGGTTTCCCAGGAGATCAGCGATACGCGCTGAAATGTTGTAGTTGATCCAGCCGACGGAGTTATCAACGGTGAAGAGTTCGTGAACGAACAGCAAGGGCCAGCGGCACGAGGGCTGGATACCGGCGATAGGGCTGCAGCGAGCTGAGCAGCGTTGACCAAAAAACCCAAATCAGACATTCTACGGCAAACGAGTGCGCCGACCGGGATTTGAACCCGGGCAGTTGGCTTGGAAGGCCAAAGTCATACCACTAGACCATCGGCGCGCTGTGCTGCATAGTTATTACCGCACGATACTTATTAATCTATTTTTCAACGGCGCAGAGCTATCGGTCATTACGGCAAGCAACAGCTCTAAAGCGCTCGTGCCTGACAGCACCGCCGCACAGCACCGCACAGTGCGCGCGGTCCCAGCTCGTGATTCAGACCTCACCCAGGCTTGCGCTTTTCTTCTTGCACCAGTTTTCTTCCGTGCAGTAGGCGCGAACGATGAAGAGCGGAAAGAGGGTCACGGTGTCGAGAAACGTCCTGCTGCTGGGCATCGTCAGTTTCCTGAACGATGTGAGCAGCGAGATGATCCACCCGATCCTTCCGCTGTTCGTTATCGCGGTCGGTGGCACCGGCCTGATCGTGGGTCTTATCGGCGGTTTGCAGGAGAGTATCGCGAGCATCTTCGAGGTCTTGTCGGGCTACTGGTCTGATCGGCTGGGTAAACGGAAGATCCTGGTATTCGGCGGCTATTTTACCTCTGCCGGCTTCAAGTTGCTGCTCGCCTTCGCGGTGATCTGGCAGCATATCCTGCTCTTCACCAGTTTCGAGCGCGTGGGCAAGGGCGTGCGAACAGCGCCACGAGACGCGATCATCGCCGATTCTATGCCCGATGCACGAGGGCGAGGCTTCGGGATCCATCGCGCATTCGATACGCTGGGCGCCATCCTCGGCTCGATCACGGTTCTCCTTCTCCTGTACGTGTTCTGGAACGACAGCGATCCGCTCGCCTTTTACCCGCAGGTCATCCTTATTGCTGCGGTTATCGCGTTTGTCTCACTGCTGCCACTCTATCGGGTACGGGAGGCGAAGCGAGCGCCGCAGGAGCTCGGGTTGCATATCAGCTTGCGCCGACTGCATAAGCCGCTCAGGCTCTTCATCACCGTTGCGACGATCTTCGCGCTGGCTAATTTCACCTATATGTTCTTCATTCTGAAGGCGATGGACACCTTTGCAGTTAGCGGGCACAGGGAGTCGATTGCGCTGACGATCGCCCTGTACGTGCTCTTTAACATCTTCTATGCGCTCTTCGCCATTCCCTTCGGCACGCTCTCCGATCGTATCGGGAAACGGTACGTGCTCATCGGTGGCTATCTCCTCTTTTCCGTTACCTGCCTCGGCTTCGCCTTCTCAGAGTCGCTCCCGGCCTTTCTGGTGCTCTTCCCGCTGTACGGGCTGGTCTATGCGATGATCGAAGGGAATCAACGTGCGTTTGTCAGTGACTGGTCGGTGAAGGAGTTGCGAGCCACGGCGCTCGGTACCTTCCGCACGATGATCGGACTTGCGAAGTTACCGGCAAGCCTTATCGCCGGAGTCTTATGGACGATCTCGCCCGCACACGAGTTCACCTTCCTCTTCGGCAGCGCCGTCAGCATCCTCGCCGTGCTGCTCTTCCTCCACTATGGTAAGTATTACTGAACCGCTATCCGGTGCAGGTGCAGCGCTTACCGCACTGCCCTTGCCCTATCCGGAAACGCAGGATTGGGAGGGCATAGACGATGCTGACCGGTGCCTGCACCTCACCGTCCGAGGGGTAATGGGCGTAGTTACGCGGTGGGATAGCAGTAATCCGCCCCCAACTAACAGCTACCACAGCCGGTCCTCGAACCCGGGTAGTACTAAAGAAAAGACCTCAGAACCCAGCCCACCGTCAAGAGGCGCCGTGGGCGAAATGCAGGGTTCAGGTATGCTCTTCTTTCTCGAACTGGTCTTGAATATCTTTTCCCAGGCGGCCAATCGCATCGGAGCGGCACTGGCGGCAGTGCTTCATCTGCATGATATAGGTGCTGCACGCGTCCTGAACAGCCTTCTTCTCCTGCGGCGTTGGTGGCGTAATGTGCTCGAACCGGTACTGCGGGATGATCGGCATGATGTTCTGGATATAGACGCCCAGCTCATGTACGGTCTTCGCAATCTCAATGATATGATGGTCGTTCACCGTCGGGATCAGCACGGTATTGACCTTGATCAGAATCTTCCGCTTGACCGCTTCGCGAATCCCTTCGAGCTGCTTTGAGAGCAGCAACTCAGCGGCTTCACGGCCCGTGTATTTCGTGCCCGCGTAGTTGACAAAGGAGTAGATCTCCTTACCGATATCGGGGTCCACAGCGTTCAGCGTTACCGTTACCGTTCCGATCTCCAGGTCCGCGATATCCTCTATGCGATCGGGCAGGAGCAAGCCATTCGTGCTCACGCAGCGCATCAGATGCGGGAACGCGTCCTTAACGAGCCGGAACGTCTCGAAGGTCTCCTCGTTGTACAGCGGCTCGCCGGGGCCTGCAACGGCAACCACCTTGATGTAGTGCACCTTCGCGAGCACTTCCCGTACCCGCTCCAGCGCATCCTGCGGGCTGAGTACCGTGCTGGTAACACCGGGTCGGCACTCATTGACACAATCAAATTTGCGGATACAATAGTTGCACTGGATGTTACATTTGGGCGCAACGGCGAGATGCATGCGACCGAATAAGTGGCAGGCCTGCTTGCTGAAGCAGGGATGCTCCTGAATCTTTCTGAGCTGCGCGGGATCCCAGGGGACTTCCTTACCCTCGATCTCCGTTACCGGCAGCTGTTCAGTCTCTTTAGCGCTCATATCATTAACTCTTCTTTTTTACCTTAACTTATCTCTCTGTTACCAGGCCTCTTCTACCTTCTTGCATTCCGGTAGCTGAAATGGCACACCCCGGTAGGCGGCAAGCGCTTTGCGCAACGTCCGCTTCGCGAGGCAAGCGCAGTGAATCTTCTGCACGGGGATGGTGCCGAGGAACTCAACGACCCGGTCTTCCTCTACCCTCTCCGCCTCTTCCAGTGTCTTCCCTCTGATGAGCTCCACGAACGCCGCGCCTGCAGCGAACGAGCCTGCACAGCCGATCGCCTGGAAGCTCGCGTCTCGTATCGTGCTGTCCTCGACCTTCAAGAAGAACTCCATCGTGTCTCCGCAGGGGCCGGTGTAGATCGCGTACGCATTTGCATCGCTCAACTCACCGACGTTCACGCGATTCAGATAGAAATCAGCCGCCTTCTCCGAGTAGCCGGATTTCCGTAGTAGGTCTCTTAACTCACCCATCTTAACACCACTCTGCGTTACTCGTATCTTACTCTCCCGCTCTTCTTAATAAGCTTTATTTTACCGCTGCCCGGGCACGCACGCATGCACGCACGCACGCAAGCAATCAGCTCGGCTATTAGCTGCCTTTGATCACCGCGCCCAATGCTGCACCCGCCTCACGTATCCGGGCCAATTCATCCTGATCCGGAATGTACTGCGTTTTCACGGCTGCGACCGGCATATCCCAGCCGAGGGCGCTCATCATGGCCTCGATCTTCTTCGTTGACTGCTCGCCCCATCCATAGGAGCCAAAGGCAAAGCCGATCCGGTTCTTTGGCCGAAGCCCTTCCAGATACGTGAGGAACGCGCCAACCGTGGGCAGAACGCCCATATTCAGGGTGGGTGAGCCGATCAGGACCGCTTTTGACCGAATGAGGTCCGTGAGCACGTCTGAGATGTGCGTGGTCTTCAGGTTCCGCACCGTCACGGGCACACCGGCCTGCTCCAGGCCGTCACGCAGGCTCTGTGCCATCTGCCCGGTCGAGCCCCACATGGTATCATAGACGATCAGCGCTCTCTGCTCCGAGTCATTGGCCGCCCAGTGCTGATACGCGTCCAGGATCTGGGGGAGATACGACCGCCATATGATCCCGTGGCTCGGTGCGATCATCTCGATCTCGAGCCCCGAGAGCGCGGTCAGGGCCTTCTTCACCTGCTCACCATAGGGCAAGACGATGTTCGCATAGTACTTCGCCGCCTCTTCCTGGAGGATCGCCCAGCCAATCTCATCGTCGTAACGCTCAGCCGAGGCGATATGCTGCCCGAAGGCGTCGTTGGGCAGCAGAAGCTTCTCCTCCGGGATATACGTGACCATGTTATCCGGCCAGTGCACCATCGGGGTGAGGAAGAACTGCAGCGTTCGTTTGCCGATACTCATGCTATCGCCCGATTTAACGACCTTAAAGGGCCACTCCGCCTTGTAGTGCCGGCGCAGTCCCTGCTCACCTTTTGGCGAGGTGACGATCGTGGCATTGGGGGCGAGTTCAACCATCCGCGGGAGACTACCTGAATGATCCATCTCCACGTGGTTCGCAACCAGATAGTCGATCTGAGCAGGATCGAGCACTTTGGAGATCCGAGACCAGAGCTCATCACAGAGGTAGTGCTTCACGGTATCCACCAGCACCACCTGCTCATCCACAATGAGGTATGCATTGTAGGTCGTGCCACGCTGCGTCAGATACCCGTGTAAGTTCTGCAGATCCCAGTCGATCCCGCCGACCCAATAAATACCCGGTTTTATCTCTACGGGTTCCATGCTTCTTTTTACGCGCCTTCTAACCGCTCTTTCGTAGCGCCCTTCACGTGCTGAGCATCTTCTCAGCGATCTTCTTCCCGAACGCCGTACAGAGCGGATCGCCCTCACCGACCATCATCTGCGAGGTCTTCACCTTCAAGCCCGGCTCCACCATCACCATCCCGATCATACGCTTCATCGTGTCGTTCATAATCTGGATCGACTCGCCGCCCCAGCCGTACGAGCCGAAGGCCGCGCCTATCTTGCCCTTCAGGTTCGCCTTCTTCATCTCGATCATGAAGAGCTTGATCTTGGTCGAGACGTCCTCAAAGTACGTCGGGCAGCCGAGCACAACGGCATCGACGCCCGCAAGATCATCAGGCTCTGCTTTCGTGGCAAACTTGGTCACCACGTCAATACCGTCCGCTTTCATCGCTGCTTCTATCAACTTCGCCATTTGCTCGGTATAGCCCAGGTTCGTATCGTATACTAACAATGCTTTTTTAGCCATTTTTTTCATTCCCTCCTGATTCTTATCATTCACCCACCATCGGTACCCCGCAGTTCGGGCAGGTGAGCGAGCGGCAGGGAACGCCGCGCCGTTTCGGTGCTGCGTAGCCACACTGCGGGCACACACAATTCTCCGGCGGACCGCCCCGGCCGAATCCCGGAGGCGGTCTACGAGCACCTGGTTCTCCCGCCATGAGCTATCTCTCCTCTCTTACCGAACCTTACCTTACCTTACCTTACCTTACCTTACCTTACCTTACCTTACGTGCTATCCTCAGCGGCAGCCGGTGGCGTAAAGGCCCGCAATTCCAGCTCCTTATCGATCATGAGCAGACCCTTGCCGTCCTCGCCGATGAGCTTCAACTTCGTAATGATCTCATTGTCATTCCCTTCCTCCTCGATCTGTTCGGTCACAAACCACTGGAGGAAGATCTGTGTCGCATGATCCTTCTCCGCGATCGCGAGATCCACCAGCTCGTTGATGCTCCTGGTCACGAACTGCTCATGCGCCAGGGTCTTCTCGAACATGTCCATCGGCGATTGCCATTCCGTCGGCGGCTGCTCGATCGCCCTCAGCGTCACCCGTCCGCCCTGCTCGTTCACGTACTGGTAGATCTTCATCGCGTGCGTCATCTCTTCCTGGTATTGCACCATGAACCAGTTCGCAAAGCCCTTGAGCCCGATATACGTGCTGTAGGCAGACATGGAGAGATACAGATAGGCCGAATAGATCTCCTTATTGATCTGCGCATTGAGCGCCGCTTCCATTCGTTCGCTTATCATGGAATATGCGTATCACCCCAGCAACTCCTCAACTTCTGCCCGGCCCTCTTCCAGCTCCTCAGCCTGCTCCTGGTCGATACGGAGCAGTAAGGTCTGGAATTCGCCCATGTGCGTCTTCTCCTCTTTCGCAATGTCCAGAAGAATCTTCTTGAGCCCTTCGTGCGTTGCCATTGCCGCGAGCTGCTCATACAAATTGATCGCGTCGAGTTCCGCGATGATCCCCACACGCACGATCTCCCTATCCAGCTCTTCATCACTTACCTCTCCAAAATCCGTTGGTATTTCAGATAGCATTTTTTATGTGCCTCCTCATCACGCGCACCGCGCGGCTTCACCTCGCACCGACGCTGGCGCCACAAATCAGGTGTATATTCTATCCGGGGCTGCGATTTAAATAGTTGTCGCTTTGTCGCAACGTGCGGTGCCGTGCGCAGAAAGTATTTATATGATTGGATACAGATACAACATGTGGGCTATTCCATCAGGAGGTGATACGCATGGCTTGGAGAAGGTATTTCCGAGATCCGTGGGAAGATCTGAGACGTATGGAAGAGTGGATGGATCGTATGTTCCGGGAGACATGGATGCCCTACTACCTGGAGCGGAAGGCGCTGCCCGGAGCAGAGGGAGAAGAAGGAGCGGCGTTGACCGTCTCACCCTCGGTCGATATCAAAGAGGATGAGACGGGGAACATCGTCGTGAACGCGGATATACCCGGCGTTGAGAAGGGCGACATAAGCATCTCGGTGAAAGGCGATATGCTCGAGATCAGCGCGGAGAAGAAGGAGGAGAAGGAAGAGAAGGAAGAGGGCTATATCCGGCGCGAGCGGCGGTACCGGAAATTCTACCGCTCGATACCCCTGCCGGCTGAGGTCGATCGTGATAAGGTTGAGGCATCGGTGAAGGACGGCGTGCTCACGATCTCGATGCCCCGGCTCAAGGAAGCGGAAGTCAAGAAGATCGAGGTAAAGTGAAGTGAAGTAACCTCGGTGGTCGCGGCGGGTCCGCTTACCAGAGACCCGCCTCTTTTTATGCACCACCGCATAACTATAAGAGTACTAAGATAGGAGGTGAAATGGAAAAAATGACTGAACTAGAAGTAAAACCGGTAACCTTACCGCTGATCGGCGATCCTGCGCCCGATTTTGAGGCTGATACGACCTTCGGGAAGAAACGCTTGTCTGATTACCGGGGGAAATGGTTGATCCTCTTCTCGCATCCGGCCGATTTCACACCGGTCTGCACGACCGAGTTTATCGCCTTTGCGAAGATCCACGATGAGTTGAAGAAGCGGAACACCGAGCTCATAGGCTTGAGTGTCGATAGCACCTCGTCACACATCGCGTGGGCACGGAACATCGAGGAGAAGGTCGGTGTCAAGATCCCGTTCCCGATCATTGCTGACCTGTCAAAGGACGTGGCCACGAAGTTCGGGATGCTGCATCCACGACAGAGCACGACCGCGACGGTCCGCTGCGTCTTCTTCATCGATCCCGACGGGATTCTGCGTGCGATGCTCTACTATCCGCTGTCCACTGGACGGAATATGGACGAGATCGTGCGGATGATTGATGCGTTCCAGACGGCCGATAAGTACAAAGTGGCGACGCCGGCTGACTGGCGGCCCGGAGATGAGGTCGTGGTGCCAGCGCCGAAGACGCAGCAGGACGCGGAGAAGCGCGTGACCGAAGGGTACACCTGCGTCGACTGGTATCTCTGCAAGAAGAAAGTATAACCGGTCTACTTCTTTCTTCTTTTCTTTTTCTTTTCTTTTCCTTTTTTACACGTAACAAACAGAGGGGCCGGTGGCGCCCCGAGAAGGAGCATCCATGCTCGAAATAAAAGATCTGACAGTGGAAGTGGAAGGCAAGCCTATCATCAAGGGCTTGAATCTCACGGTCGAGAAGGGTGAGGTGCACGTGCTCTTTGGTCCGAACGGTTGTGGCAAGACGACGCTGTTATTGACGATCCTCGGCTTTCCGAGCTATACCGTCACCCACGGGCGCATCATGTTCAAAGGCGTGGATATTACCGCGGCAACCACGAACGAGCGGGTGAAACTGGGTATGGGGGTCTCGTTCCAGCATCCGCCGGAGATACGGGGCGTACGACTCGGTGACATGGTCAGTATTGCTCTGGGCCGGAAGGAGGGTGTCATTGACGAGCAGGTCATCGCACTCGCGAAACGGATCAATATCTCGGCCGAGTTCTTGAATCGCGACGTGAACCTCGGCTTCTCAGGCGGCGAGGTGAAGCGCTCGGAGATCTTGCAGCTGCTCGCGCAAGCGCCCGACTTCATCATGTTCGATGAGCCCGATTCAGGGGTGGACGTGGAGAATATCGAGCTCATCGGCGAGATCATGCGTGAGCTGCTGGATCGTAACAAGCGACCGAGCGAACGCGAGCGAGCAGGTCTGATCATTACCCATAGCGGGTTTGTCATGCACTACATCAATGCAGACCGCGCACACGTGATGCTCAACGGCCAGATCGCGTGCTCGGGAATGCCAGATGAGGTCACCAAGCATATCATGGAGTCCGGATTC
Proteins encoded in this region:
- a CDS encoding Hsp20/alpha crystallin family protein — its product is MAWRRYFRDPWEDLRRMEEWMDRMFRETWMPYYLERKALPGAEGEEGAALTVSPSVDIKEDETGNIVVNADIPGVEKGDISISVKGDMLEISAEKKEEKEEKEEGYIRRERRYRKFYRSIPLPAEVDRDKVEASVKDGVLTISMPRLKEAEVKKIEVK
- a CDS encoding rubrerythrin; translated protein: MLSEIPTDFGEVSDEELDREIVRVGIIAELDAINLYEQLAAMATHEGLKKILLDIAKEEKTHMGEFQTLLLRIDQEQAEELEEGRAEVEELLG
- a CDS encoding FprA family A-type flavoprotein, yielding MKKMAKKALLVYDTNLGYTEQMAKLIEAAMKADGIDVVTKFATKAEPDDLAGVDAVVLGCPTYFEDVSTKIKLFMIEMKKANLKGKIGAAFGSYGWGGESIQIMNDTMKRMIGMVMVEPGLKVKTSQMMVGEGDPLCTAFGKKIAEKMLST
- a CDS encoding iron-sulfur cluster assembly scaffold protein: MGELRDLLRKSGYSEKAADFYLNRVNVGELSDANAYAIYTGPCGDTMEFFLKVEDSTIRDASFQAIGCAGSFAAGAAFVELIRGKTLEEAERVEEDRVVEFLGTIPVQKIHCACLAKRTLRKALAAYRGVPFQLPECKKVEEAW
- a CDS encoding peroxiredoxin; the protein is MTELEVKPVTLPLIGDPAPDFEADTTFGKKRLSDYRGKWLILFSHPADFTPVCTTEFIAFAKIHDELKKRNTELIGLSVDSTSSHIAWARNIEEKVGVKIPFPIIADLSKDVATKFGMLHPRQSTTATVRCVFFIDPDGILRAMLYYPLSTGRNMDEIVRMIDAFQTADKYKVATPADWRPGDEVVVPAPKTQQDAEKRVTEGYTCVDWYLCKKKV
- the nifB gene encoding nitrogenase cofactor biosynthesis protein NifB, which encodes MSAKETEQLPVTEIEGKEVPWDPAQLRKIQEHPCFSKQACHLFGRMHLAVAPKCNIQCNYCIRKFDCVNECRPGVTSTVLSPQDALERVREVLAKVHYIKVVAVAGPGEPLYNEETFETFRLVKDAFPHLMRCVSTNGLLLPDRIEDIADLEIGTVTVTLNAVDPDIGKEIYSFVNYAGTKYTGREAAELLLSKQLEGIREAVKRKILIKVNTVLIPTVNDHHIIEIAKTVHELGVYIQNIMPIIPQYRFEHITPPTPQEKKAVQDACSTYIMQMKHCRQCRSDAIGRLGKDIQDQFEKEEHT
- a CDS encoding MFS transporter: MKSGKRVTVSRNVLLLGIVSFLNDVSSEMIHPILPLFVIAVGGTGLIVGLIGGLQESIASIFEVLSGYWSDRLGKRKILVFGGYFTSAGFKLLLAFAVIWQHILLFTSFERVGKGVRTAPRDAIIADSMPDARGRGFGIHRAFDTLGAILGSITVLLLLYVFWNDSDPLAFYPQVILIAAVIAFVSLLPLYRVREAKRAPQELGLHISLRRLHKPLRLFITVATIFALANFTYMFFILKAMDTFAVSGHRESIALTIALYVLFNIFYALFAIPFGTLSDRIGKRYVLIGGYLLFSVTCLGFAFSESLPAFLVLFPLYGLVYAMIEGNQRAFVSDWSVKELRATALGTFRTMIGLAKLPASLIAGVLWTISPAHEFTFLFGSAVSILAVLLFLHYGKYY
- a CDS encoding FprA family A-type flavoprotein; this encodes MEPVEIKPGIYWVGGIDWDLQNLHGYLTQRGTTYNAYLIVDEQVVLVDTVKHYLCDELWSRISKVLDPAQIDYLVANHVEMDHSGSLPRMVELAPNATIVTSPKGEQGLRRHYKAEWPFKVVKSGDSMSIGKRTLQFFLTPMVHWPDNMVTYIPEEKLLLPNDAFGQHIASAERYDDEIGWAILQEEAAKYYANIVLPYGEQVKKALTALSGLEIEMIAPSHGIIWRSYLPQILDAYQHWAANDSEQRALIVYDTMWGSTGQMAQSLRDGLEQAGVPVTVRNLKTTHISDVLTDLIRSKAVLIGSPTLNMGVLPTVGAFLTYLEGLRPKNRIGFAFGSYGWGEQSTKKIEAMMSALGWDMPVAAVKTQYIPDQDELARIREAGAALGAVIKGS
- a CDS encoding ferritin, yielding MISERMEAALNAQINKEIYSAYLYLSMSAYSTYIGLKGFANWFMVQYQEEMTHAMKIYQYVNEQGGRVTLRAIEQPPTEWQSPMDMFEKTLAHEQFVTRSINELVDLAIAEKDHATQIFLQWFVTEQIEEEGNDNEIITKLKLIGEDGKGLLMIDKELELRAFTPPAAAEDST
- a CDS encoding ABC transporter ATP-binding protein; the encoded protein is MLEIKDLTVEVEGKPIIKGLNLTVEKGEVHVLFGPNGCGKTTLLLTILGFPSYTVTHGRIMFKGVDITAATTNERVKLGMGVSFQHPPEIRGVRLGDMVSIALGRKEGVIDEQVIALAKRINISAEFLNRDVNLGFSGGEVKRSEILQLLAQAPDFIMFDEPDSGVDVENIELIGEIMRELLDRNKRPSERERAGLIITHSGFVMHYINADRAHVMLNGQIACSGMPDEVTKHIMESGFEKCVELCGQKVCADE